The proteins below are encoded in one region of Triticum aestivum cultivar Chinese Spring chromosome 1B, IWGSC CS RefSeq v2.1, whole genome shotgun sequence:
- the LOC123104225 gene encoding DEAD-box ATP-dependent RNA helicase 17 produces MAAKRKLGRPPPPAAAAPAAPKAKAKAKAKEDDAEGLFSSRSFADLGLHPTLCAHLQDKMGFQGPTRIQAQAIPVAMSGQHLLVKAATGTGKTLAYLAPIVHLLQMREPRVERTHGTFALVIVPTRELCLQVYGIAQQLVHRFHWLVPGYVMGGESRSKEKARLRKGISILIATPGRLLDHLQHTSSFVYSNLRWIVFDEADSILELGFGKAVEDILGLLGSRNDASDENKSKTDPMQRQNLLLSATLNEKVNRLANISLKNPVMIGLDEQNKPSERSSALGKKHTSLLSDDEDEMPKKHNNVVEPAVDDFKLPAQLVQRYVKVSCGSRLAVLLTILKSQFERQVSQKVVVFMSTCDAVDFHHTVLSQLEWSRGLALDTDKKQKFLGCKVFRLHGNMDQEDRKKSYLGFSSEKSAILVCTDVAARGLDIPKVRCIIQYDSPGEASEYVHRVGRTARIGEKGEALLFLQPVELDYLKDLELHGVSLTEYPFQKVLDGFPVNGEKPLKRKPISLDMHPWILSVQRTLENYVASEATTNKLARDAFCSWLRAYTAHRGELKKIFMVKKLHLGHVARSFGLKEQPSLVGRSHQVQLKKRKKEQKREGQGPTKRRKFPTKK; encoded by the exons ATGGCCGCCAAGAGGAAGCTCggcaggccgccgccgccggcggctgcGGCTCCAGCGGCGCCGAAGGCTAAGGCCAAGGCGAAGGCCAAGGAAGACGACGCGGAGGGGCTCTTCTCCTCGCGCTCCTTCGCCGACCTCGGCCTCCACCCCACCCTCTGCGCCCACCTCCaag ATAAGATGGGTTTCCAGGGGCCGACGCGGATCCAGGCCCAGGCGATCCCCGTCGCCATGTCAGGGCAGCACCT GCTCGTGAAGGCAGCGACCGGCACCGGGAAGACGCTCGCGTACCTCGCGCCGATCGTCCACCTCCTCCAGATGAGGGAGCCTCGTGTCGAGAGAACTCACGGAACTTTTG CGTTGGTAATTGTTCCAACGCGAGAGCTGTGCTTGCAGGTTTATGGGATTGCGCAGCAGTTGGTGCATCGCtttcactggcttgtccctgggtaTGTAATGGGTGGTGAGAGCAGATCAAAAGAGAAAGCAAGACTGCGGAAAG GAATATCAATCCTAATTGCCACTCCTGGGCGCCTTCTGGACCACTTACAGCATACTTCATCATTTGTTTATTCAAATTTGCGCTGGATAGTTTTCGATGAAGCTGACAG CATTCTTGAGCTTGGTTTTGGAAAAGCAGTCGAGGATATACTAGGGCTCTTGGGTTCCAGGAATGATGCTTCCGATGAGAATAAAAGCAAAACTGACCCTATGCAAAGGCAAAACCTTCTCTTATCAGCAACTCTCAACGAAAAGGTGAACCGCTTAGCCAACATTAGTTTGAAGAACCCAGTGATGATTGGACTTGACGAACAAAACAAGCCTTCTGAGAGGTCCAGTGCCCTAGGGAAGAAGCACACTTCCTTATTATCTGATGATGAGGACGAAATGCCTAAAAAGCACAATAATGTAGTGGAACCTGCGGTTGATGATTTTAAGCTTCCTGCACAGTTGGTTCAAAGATATGTTAAAG TTTCATGTGGTTCGAGGCTTGCGGTTCTCCTTACCATTCTGAAATCTCAATTTGAAAGACAAGTGTCCCAGAAG GTTGTTGTTTTCATGTCAACATGTGACGCTGTAGATTTCCACCACACTGTACTCAGCCAGCTTGAGTGGAGCCGTGGCCTCGCATTAGACACAGATAAGAAGCAAAAATTTCTTGGCTGCAAGGTGTTCCGTCTACATGGTAACATGGACCAGGAAGACCGCAAAAAGTCATACCTGGGATTCAGTTCTGAAAAATCTGCAATCCTTGTATGTACTGATGTTGCTGCCAGAGGCTTGGACATTCCGAAAGTTAGGTGCATCATACAGTATGATTCACCTGGGGAGGCTTCTGAATATGTTCACAG GGTTGGAAGAACTGCAAGGATTGGTGAAAAGGGAGAGGCCCTCCTGTTTCTCCAACCTGTCGAACTTGACTACTTGAAAGACCTAGAGCTACATGGTGTATCTCTGACAGAATACCCCTTCCAAAAGGTTTTAGACGGTTTCCCCGTGAATGGGGAGAAGCCTCTCAAGAGGAAGCCAATATCTTTAGATATGCACCCATGGATACTCTCTGTACAGAGAACGCTGGAAAATTACGTCGCATCCGAG GCCACAACAAATAAGCTTGCCAGAGATGCCTTCTGTTCCTGGCTTCGCGCTTACACCGCCCACCGCGGTGAGCTGAAGAAGATTTTCATGGTGAAGAAGCTCCACCTGGGACATGTCGCGAGAAGCTTCGGGTTGAAGGAGCAACCCTCGCTGGTCGGGAGGTCGCACCAGGTGCAactcaagaagaggaagaaagaacaGAAACGCGAAGGACAAGGACCGACCAAACGGAGAAAATTCCCCACCAAGAAGTGA